Genomic DNA from Desulfovibrio sp. JC022:
TGATCTGTTCCAGATCGCGATGGGGTGTGGGGATAACGAGGGATGCGTATACTTTCGCTTCCATCTGTTCCACAGCTTTCACGCCGGCTTCAACAGCGGCCTGACATGCTGCCACATCACCCTGAACCAGTACGGAAATGTATCCGGAAGCAACGTTTTCGTAGCCGATGAGTTCTACGTCCGCGGCTTTCATCATGGCGTCTGCCGCCTCAAGGATGAAAACAATACCGAATGTTTCAATCAGACCCATAGCCCGAGGACGGGGGCCGGAGTAATCAGTTTCGTCCGTGGTCTCCACACCATGAACGGAAACGATATCGCCGACGCCACGAATGGGGCGGGGCATTACGTTCTGTGCGGTAAGTTCGCCGATTTCTTTTGCGGTAGCAGCACCTGCATCCACAGAAGCCTTAACGGCTGCAACATCACCCTTAACCATTACGGCTACGAGGGTAGAACCGATGTTTTCATAACCAACGAGTTTAACATCTGCTGTTTTAAGCATCTGATCCGCGCCGCCGATGGACGGAACCATTCCGAGAGTTTCGATAAGCCCGAGAGCTTCTTCGCCTTGATACCTCATGTAATCTCCATTGAGCTGGTATTGCAGTTCAAAACCATGACTTATGACTTTTGACGGATGCTTTTCTTAAGAATCCACCTTTTCCACATCCTGCAAACAGCGTAGCCCCTGACCTAAGGGGGAAGGTCAACAAAGATTTCACAAAATTAGCAACTTTTCTTGTAAGACCCTAAAAAGACAGACTTTTAAGGAATGACATTTTCGTCACGACAAAAAATTCGTGATTCTCAAAATCAACGACAGTATTTTCGTAATACCTTTTCTTGAATTTAATTATCATCAGGCAAAACTTGGGTTGAACCAATATTCAATTTCACAACAGCTTTACGACATTTGTTGTCAATTTACTGCACCGAAGGGTCTGTATAAGGACTGAATAGAGGATCTAATTTGTAACCCAAATGTAACAATAAAAACTTGCATTCAATCTAAAACAGGGTAGCTTAGGAGGTAATATGTGGAAAATATTTTCTAATTTCCGACACATCGAGATAAACACTTAAAATAAAAGGATATTTAAACACTTTACCAACTCCCAAACATATCATAACAAGAGTTTCTGAAGCTTGACTCAAAAAACCGCATTGACCTTCCCCTTAAGGGAAAGGATATAAATTAGAGAACTAGGACCTTCCCGCAAGGGGAAGGATGTTTTTTCCCTGCTAAGTGGAAGCGAATTCATAGACCAGTGATGTAAATGCAGGGATCGAGGGTGTGAATTTCAGATTAACTTTTAATGATTAAGGAGACGACCATGGGGGAAGCAACTATTGCAACCAACCCGGCAGCCGTCGCTGCAAAGCACAAGCTGGCGACCAGCTTTAAAAGAAAGGGTATTGTTATCGCCCTTCTTTCCGGACTGCTGTATGGTTTTTATACCGCGTTCATGACTCTGGGCATGTCTAAAGGTGTCTGGGTGGAATGGTACGGTGAAAATTCCGGACTGTCCGCTTTCGCGGTGATGTATCTTCTCGGTGCTCTGGGCGCGGCAACCACCGACACATGTAGCGCACTTTGGGCTCTCGGTATTGCTGGCTTTCGCGGCCGTTTCGCCGATTTTGTACGCTGTATCAAAACTAAACCCGGCATGGTAATGGTCGCTGCTGCAGTAATCGGTGGTCCTCTTGCAAGTACCGCTTATGTTGTAGGCCTTCAGCTTGCCGGCTCCCTCGTAGTTCCCATTGCCGCGCTCTGCCCGGCTGTAGGTGCTATTCTTGGCCGTTTCCTCTTTAAACAGGAACTCAACGCCCGCATGCTGCTCGGTATCGCCATCTGCTTTGGTGCCAGCTTCATGATCGGCTCCACCAGCCTCGATGGCGCAGGCGGCCCCGACATGATGCTCGGTCTCTTCTTCGGTTTCCTCGCAGCAGTATGCTGGGGTATTGAAGGTTGTGTCTGCGGTTACGGTACTTCCATGATCGACCCCGAAATCGGCATCACTATCCGTCAGGTTACCGCCGGTTTCTCCAACCTTTTCATTCTCGTACCCCTGTTCGGTTTCATCGCTCACGTTGATGCTTTCGGTATGGTTGTACAGTCCTTCACCGACAGCGAATCCATTATCTGGTTTGTACTGGCCGGTCTTTCCGCATACCTTACTTTCATGTACTGGTACAAAGGAAACGCCATGTGCGGTGCAGCTCTGGGTATGTCCTGCAACGGAACCTTCTCCTTCTGGGGTCCCTTCGTATGCTGGATAATCCTTGGTGTTGCCATGGGTATGGAAGGCTGGGCTATGCCTCCCGTCGCATGGGCTGCAGCTGTAATCATGGTAATCGGTATCTTCATCATCTCCATGAACCCCATGGATCTGCTCAAGAACAACGAGGAGGCAAAATAATGATCCCTCTTAACTACGCTATCCTTAAGCACTTCACCAAAGTAGAAGAAGCTTGCGCTGACTGCGTCATGGACGCCCTTAAAGATCAGTACGGAACATTCAAGGCCTTTAAAAAGCCCTCAGTCATCAACGCACTGATGACCGCCGAAGCAAATGGACTCATTGAAGAATCCCGCTTCGACCTCGACTCCAATCAGGAACTGCGCGTTTACTACCGCGCTCACGCTGAAGGAGCCGAAACAATCAATAACTACATCAAAGGTTAATAACCAAATACCTCACCGAAGTTAGGGGAGCTATCTCGAAAGAGACGCTCCCCGCTTTCATATCCAGAGGTACGTACATCAGCGCACGTAAAGATTCTGTTGAAATAATCTTCGAAATACCGGACCATATAACTGGAGGAGAGACCAGTGAAGTACAAGGAACGCTATTTCATAGGGGACATGAGCAAAATCTGTAACATCTCCAAAAAAGCACTGCGTTATTACGACCAGATAAATCTCATCCCCTCTCAGCGACACGATTACAATAACTATAGGTATTACACCCGGGAATCCCTGCTCTCAGTCCCGGTTATCAAATATTACAAGCAGATGGGTTTCACTCTCGAAGAGATGAAGGAATTCATCGAGGGCAGCGCGCAACACGTATTCAAATCCATCCAGCACTCGTTCCGGACCAAAATCAGGGAACTGGAGGACGAGCAGGAAAAAATCCGCCGCAGGCATGTATCAGTCAAAGACTGGTATGAACTGGTTCGCGAAGCGGAAATGGTAATTGACAACAATATTAACGAAGTTTCAATCAAGTACATTGAAAGCAGCGACCTGCTCTTTCAGAACCAGAAATTTGAAAACGACCTGCAATGGTCAATCATCAATCTTGAATTCACCCAGCATGTGGAAGATGTGAACAACGAGATAACCGGACCGGTCATCATCAATTTCTCATCCCGCAAAAACCGCATTGAAGGCGAAGATCAGGATATCACGATGCTGCAAAAGACAGTTGTCCCATGCAGCGAAGAAAACACATATGAATTCGGCGGAAGCATGATGCTCTCCTGCTACCACCTCGGTGCCCACGAAGACATCCATAAAACCTACATGAAGATGGAACGCTGGGCTGCCAACAACGGCTACATACTGGGTGAAGATTCCTTTGAGCGGTTTGTAACCGACTACTGGACCACCAGTAACAGTGATAAATTTGTAACCGAAGTCCTGATCAAATGCTCGCGGCACGGCGATCAGGAAACATAGTCCCGCACCTCAACACGCATTGAACATCGGCCCACTTCCTTATCGAAGCGGGCCTTTTTTATCGTCGTGTCCACTTTTTATGGACAATTTCGCCGTCCACCTGTCCCCTTTTTACGGACAAACTGACCACAAGAAGCACCCGCCTCAGCCCCTGGCATCACAACACTCTGAAATATAGACAATATTAGGCTTTGGTTCGCTCCTTGATTAGTGTTACTATATTTGATCAGGAGGTCTTAATGAGCGATCACGAAATAGAAATCAAAGGCGACGAACTGCCCATCGGCAACTATTCCTATAAAGAATTCAAAGACATGGCGACCCTGTTCCACAACTATCCCGCACCGGGACTGATGCTGGGCGGGTACATGATTGAAGCAGCCAAAACCCAAATACCGGAAGGAACACTCTACGAAGTTCTGGCTGAAACCCCGTGGTGCCTGCCGGATGCAGCCCAGATGCTGACGCCCTGCACCATCGGTAACGGCTGGCTCAAGGTGGAAAATCTCGGCAGATACGCGGTCACTCTTTACGACAAACATAGCGGTGAAGGGATACGTGTATCGGTTTGTCCGGAAAAAATGGACAAATACGGAGAGCTGAAAACATGGCTATACAAGCTTAAGCCCAAGCCGGAACAGGATACCGCACTGCTGCAACGCCAGATCGCCCTTGCCGGGGCCTCCATCTGCAATATGGAAAAAGTGACCGTTACTGACAGGGTCATGAAAAAACGGAGCAAGGGTAAGGTTCTGGACTGCCCGGTCTGCGGCGAACCTTATCCCCGTTACCACGGTGCCATCTGCCGTGCCTGTCAGGGAGACAGTCCTTACAAACAGATATTAGGCGACTCCACCGTAATCCCAAGTTTTCCCGGTTCCATCAAAACCGTGCCCATTGAAGAAGCCGTGGGCAAGGAAGCCATGCATGACATGACCCGCATTGAACCGGGCAAGAGCAAAGGCCCGGCTTTCCGTAAGGGGCATACTTTTGAAGTCGGCGATCTCTGCCGCTTGCAACGTATCGGCAAGAACTCAATATATGTGGCCGAATCCGAGCTGGGCGAGGACTGGGTACATGAAAACGATTGCGCCCGCAGTTTCGCAAAACTCATGTGCGGTGAAAATGTTGAGGTCCAAGGAGAACCCAAAGAAGGCAAGATGGAAATCATCTCTTCTGCCGCCGGGATGCTCACTGTGGATGTAGACCGTCTGGAAGCCTTCAATCACGTGCCCGGGGTAATGGCCGCCTGCCGCAAGGGCTACTCTCTGATATCCAAAGGAATCAGTATTG
This window encodes:
- a CDS encoding BMC domain-containing protein codes for the protein MGLIETFGIVFILEAADAMMKAADVELIGYENVASGYISVLVQGDVAACQAAVEAGVKAVEQMEAKVYASLVIPTPHRDLEQITKIYAIDNLLP
- a CDS encoding MerR family transcriptional regulator — encoded protein: MKYKERYFIGDMSKICNISKKALRYYDQINLIPSQRHDYNNYRYYTRESLLSVPVIKYYKQMGFTLEEMKEFIEGSAQHVFKSIQHSFRTKIRELEDEQEKIRRRHVSVKDWYELVREAEMVIDNNINEVSIKYIESSDLLFQNQKFENDLQWSIINLEFTQHVEDVNNEITGPVIINFSSRKNRIEGEDQDITMLQKTVVPCSEENTYEFGGSMMLSCYHLGAHEDIHKTYMKMERWAANNGYILGEDSFERFVTDYWTTSNSDKFVTEVLIKCSRHGDQET
- a CDS encoding FmdE family protein, yielding MSDHEIEIKGDELPIGNYSYKEFKDMATLFHNYPAPGLMLGGYMIEAAKTQIPEGTLYEVLAETPWCLPDAAQMLTPCTIGNGWLKVENLGRYAVTLYDKHSGEGIRVSVCPEKMDKYGELKTWLYKLKPKPEQDTALLQRQIALAGASICNMEKVTVTDRVMKKRSKGKVLDCPVCGEPYPRYHGAICRACQGDSPYKQILGDSTVIPSFPGSIKTVPIEEAVGKEAMHDMTRIEPGKSKGPAFRKGHTFEVGDLCRLQRIGKNSIYVAESELGEDWVHENDCARSFAKLMCGENVEVQGEPKEGKMEIISSAAGMLTVDVDRLEAFNHVPGVMAACRKGYSLISKGISIAGTRAIPLFLQRAEFDKALRVLEDGPIFNVKPLRAAKAGVLITGNEVFNGLIQDRFEGIIAGKLATLGSSIEKTVICPDDREQIAEAAKALIETGCDLIITTAGLSVDPDDVTRQGLIDAGLGNILHGAPILPGAMTLLGKINGIQTIGVPACALFHKHTSMDLLLPRLLAGIEISRSDLAAMANGAMCMECAHCSFPKCPFGK